GGTTTTCCTGAAGGGGGAAGGCGTGTGTTGAGTGAGTTTTCTGAAGTGTTTTCCGAGCCCACACAGCTACCCCCTTATCGTGGTGTTGACCACATAATTTGTTTGCGACGAGGCTCTACTCAAGTGAATGTGAGGCCATATCGATACCCCTATTTTTAGAAAGATGTGATTGAGAAGCTTGTAAAGGAAATGAGTGACATGGGGTTTATTCAGCCTAGTGCTAGCCCATACTCCTCACCCGTGTTGTTGGTTAAAAAGAAAGATGGGTCGTGGCGATTTTGTATTGATTATCGAGCACTCAATGGGATTGCCGTCAAGGACAGGTTCCAATACCGACTATAGACGAGCTTCTAGATGAGTTGGGTATTGCTGAGATTTTTTCGAAATTGGATCTTCGGGTTGGCTATCATTAAATTCGAGTGGATCGCAGGGATGTCCACAAGACAGCTTTTCGCACTCACGAAGGGCACTATGAGTTTGGCGTCATGCCCTTCGACCTCACTAATGCACCTTCAACGTTTCAGGCAGCGATGAACCAATTGTTTTGACCTCATTTACGACACTTtgtcattgtttttttttttacgacATCCTGATATATAGCAACACGATGGAAGATCATCTCCACAACCTCCGTTTAGTGCTACAATTACTCAGGGAGCATAGTTTTTTTGCCAAGGTCAGCAAGTGTCATTTCTTCCAGCGCAATATTGAATACCTTGGTCACTTGGTTTCTTCGCAGGGAGTTAAATTCGACCCTTCAAAGATTGTTTCCATGGTTGAGTGGCCAGTACTGAAGAACCTAAAGCAACTATGGGGTTTCCTCGAGCTCACGGGATACTATCGAAGATTCGTGGTGCAATATGCTACCATAGCTGCCCCACTTAGGATAATTTTAAATGGACATTTGAAGATGCTTTGGCTTTTGAGAAGCTTAAAAGGGCAATGACTGAGACCCCAGTATTGCGCCTACCTGATTTCTCaaaagaatttatagtggagacTGATGCTTCATGTGTGGGCATTGGAGGGGTGTTGATGCAAGAAGGTCATCCTGTAGCTTTTTTCAGCAAAAAACTTGGGCCACAGTTTGCAGGAGCATCCACATACAGTAGAGAAATGTGTGCTATTATTGAGGTTGTGACCAAATGGAGGCAGTATTTGTTGGGCTGCCATTTCACCATTCGCACAAACCATAAAAGTCTCAAAAAGTTGTTGACTCAAGTCATTCAAAACCCTGAACAGCAGCAGTTTCTCTGTAAGCTTCTAGGATTCCAATTTTCCATAGAATACAAAGTCGGCACATCTAATTCAGCAGCCGATGCTCTGTCAAGGCTACATGAAGGGGTCTTGTCATCCTTATATATGGCAATCAACTCATGGTGTTTTGATTTCTTGGAGACCTTGCGGCAAGAAAATATCACATGTCCGGATCTTCGAAGTTTGCATActcatcttaaaaaaaaaaattggatgttGAAGTATACTCAGTCCGTGAGGGAATATTGTATTATTGACACAAGTTTTACATCAGTGAGCATTCTAAGTTGAAGTCTCAACTTCTACAAGAGTTTCATGTGTCGCCGAGTAGGGGCCACGCAGGTGTGGAAAGGACTTATTTGCGACTGAGGGCAAAAAAATTATGGCGGAAAATGTGTAAAGAGGTGCAACAATATGTTCAAGCTTGCTTAATGTGTCAAACCGTGAAGTATTTCCCTACGGCTCCTTATGGGCTGCTCCAACCATTGGATATTCCCGAGCGTGTATGGGAGGATTTGGCAATGGATTTTATTGTATGGCTGCCAACCTCAAACGAGGTCACAAATATTTTGGTCGTCATCGATCGTTTCACTAAGTACACTTATTTTGGAGCATTGCCGAACCACTACTCAGCTACAAAGGTTGTTGAAATTTTTACTAATATGGTGATTCGTTTACATGGGTTGCCTCGTACCATTGTCTCAGATCGAGACCCCATATTTACGAGTGTGTTTCGGAAGAAGCTATTTGAGTTGATGGACACTAAACTCAAGATGAGCTCAGCGTACCACCCTCAAACAGAGGTTACAAACCGTTATTTAGAGTAGTATCTTCGAGCTTTTACGACAGAAAATCCCAAACAATGAAGTAGATTTTTATCTTGGGCGTAATATCACTACAACACCAGCTTTCATTCTTCGATTGGAATGACTCCATTTCAGGCTGTGTATGGCCAGACACCACCAACAGTCCCTACCTATACAAAAGGGGCTACGCATATTCAAGCAGTGGAGGAAGACCTTCTTTCCAAAGATGATATTCTACAACAGCTGAACACAACCTGTAGCAAGCTCAAAATCGGATGAGGTAGCAAGCTAATAAGAAGAGGAGGGATATAGAGTTTAAGTTGGGTGATTTGGTGCTAGTTAAGCTCCAACCGTATCAGCAAACGACAGTCGCTAATCGCTTAAATTTGAAGTTACGTCGCAGGTACTTTGGCCTTTTTGAAGCGATTGCTAGAGTTGGTCAAGTGGCGTACACGCTCAAACTCCCTCAAGGTAGCTGTATACACCCCACATTCCATGTGTCCCTGCTCAAGCCTTATCATGGGGCAACACCACTGAAGTATTTTCCCATGCTGGATCTGAGTATTGCAAAACGTCCAATTATGACACCCTTGGCGATTTTAGCTACGCACTCTCAAAACATACACGGTAAGGAGGCACAACAAGTACTTGTTCAATGGACCTTGAGTTCCTCGGAGGATGCTACTTGGGAAGACTTCACGATTTGGCCAACCATGAGGACAAGGTTGTTTTCACGGAGAGGGCAGTGATAGCTCAGCCCAATCAAGTGGCCCAATTCCTTTGGACCCCATATCTACTCAGCACCAAGTAAAAGAGTGGATGAAAGACCCAGCCCAAGATGTGAGTACAACTCAACCCAATGAAGTTCATAACAGCAAAGATAGGGAGTTAACGAAGAAGACACCAGCATTGGGAAGAAGAAAGCGTGTAACAGAAGAGTGCGCATGAAACCATATTGGCTGAGAGATTTCGTTATGCTCTTGGTGCGTTGAGGAGGAGAGAAGACCTTGTAACCAATTCTATTATTGCCTAAGGAATTGTGTAGTGagtataaatatttttttcttgtaAACAATGAGGTTTGAATGAAATAGTAAAGTTGCTTTGGGAGATTTGCTCTATCTCAAAGAAAGCCTTACCATCACCGGATGCTTCTTCATGTAAAGAAAATTCAACACGTACTCAATGAAAAGAGAGGAACCAAATCCAAGGTATTTAAACCTTCTATTAattgttctatttttctttttcttttttcgttAATCACCATGAGCCAATGCAAGATTCAAGATTCCTATAACATAAAACCCATTAATAAATATACATTTCTTAGTGATTCTTCAAAAGCTTTGTGATTTCGTGCTCTGTTATTAAGAAAGAACAAAATATGAACCCAAAATAATTTCGATCATTTTTAACAAATTTATGATAGTTTTGTCCAGAAGGTATATTTTCTAGGAAAATATTGAAAGGTGAGTGTTTCAAACTCGAGGCTGTTGAATCAAATATCTCGGTTGCTAAAGGTACACAAGTTTTTGAATGAATGCTATAAGTACAGTACAGAAATTGAAACTCTTAAAAGAGGTTTGGTCAGCAACTTATACGTGATACGTCGCAAATTTTGAATCAATCCAAATTACCAGCAGTATATGGGAAAAGAATTTACGATAATTGAATcagatttctttttttttattatttttttctttttcttatttttattatttctaaatGGCAAAAAAAACATCTTTTATTACAGCACTCAGCATAGCAACTTAACAAGAATCTCTGGCTTAAGTTTCTGGAGTAATGAAACCTGGCTAACCTTTTTAGACAATTCTCCTGTGACTCGGTCAATATACAACACGTATAACCCATTCCTGTTTTCCAATAGTTCTAACGCTTTCCGTGCATTACAAATGGACACCACCCACTCTTCAAAGAGCACTGCAACAAAATTATGGTTCATTATTTCTCAGGTAATGAAAAGTACATATGTATGTGACATGTATATTACACTTCATTTCTTGGTGCAAAGTGAGTATAAGAATAAACATGATCGGCTAGGATACATACTCTTGTCAAAGCCTTCATCTTTCGACCACATTGAAAGGTAATCTGATATCAAAAACTCAATAAGCTGAATCCTGTTGATTCCATATAAACAGATTAGATGCAACATTAAAGACAATTTAGAATCTCTAATTTATAAGCTACAGTAGAGGAAAAAATGAGAAAACATTAGTCATGACTAAAATGAGCCAAACATGTAGGCTTTTACTCATTTTGTTAGAAAGCAAAATATAGTAAATTGAGGCGTTTAGCATTAAGGGGCCCTAAGGCCACTAATCCTCGATCTGTCCCTGCCTAATTGTAAAATCATTTCGGAAGCTCGTATTGAAGCTAGATATGTATGTGTGGCAAAAAACTTGGATTTTAATCACTAAAATCAATGCTAATGCGTTTCAACCTCTTAATGCCAAACTTAAAGACTTATGAACTGTCCGTATTATCATTGTTGTGGTTTCACTTAATTACTTACATTATGAACATGCATTCATGCCAATGGTGAAAAGCGGCATCAAATGGATCTGCGAAAAGTATACTCTCTGCAAGTACAGAGAGTGTTTGAGAAACTGAAAGCATTGCTCGTTGTCCAATGTAGGACTCACTTCCAAGCTTGCGGATCAAGTGTTGAACATAAAACTGGGAATCCATGCTGCTATTGCTTGACTCTGAGAAAAAGATTAATTAGTGAAGGCCATTACAAAGTTATTTTGCAGGCTATCTAAGAAACTTTCTCCGAACAAGTTCATCGCAATCTCTACACTAATCTCCTATGTTTTTAAAGATTTGAACTACAAGAGAGACGTTACCATTTTCTGGGGAACACATCCTTTTGACCAATCGTGTAACTAAGCTGCTGATATATCCTTCTACACATTCCATGTTCTTTGCCGTTGTTAACAAATTTTTCAATGTAGCTTCACATGGAAACAAAAAATCACCCTAGTTAGAAAATAGACAACTAGTACAATGATACATATAGGCTACAAATAAAATGCGACCATCCCTTTTATGGAATATCCTTAATCTTCTACCAGAACAACCAGAAGAAAAGAGCAAGACAGCAGCTTCGATGAAGATAAACACGAGTATAGAATCAGTCAGAGCAACATATTATCGGCTACAATAGCTTATAATATTGAGTTCTATGAAAGCAAACGAACTATTATTTCATGGATAATATCCTACAAACCAGAACAAAGAAGGTAACTCATATAATTCCTTAGaagtttgatgaatgaacaatGTATCAACACTAGACAACCATAGTGGTTCTTCCTACCAAAACAAAATAAGCTAAAAAGAAAAGGCAAAAGAAGCACTTTCGCAACCTAAAATGAAGTCCACAGCTTGGTGCGACCAATTCGCAAAATTTACATCCTCCACCTGAAATTACAATGtccaaaaattttgaaattaaaaaatataagatCATATACAAACAGAGACAAAAAACAAATTGCAAACAGTCAGCAGAGTAAAATATAATTGAAGCTTTCAAGTTTATGGTAATACAATCTAACCGGAGAAACAGTTTCACAGAGTTCCACAAGAAAATCAATTGCAGCTTTAAGCTGCTCCAGTTCATTTTCATTGTCAAGCTCTGCGCTCAAAAGCATTAGACACACAAATTATGCGAAAACCATACACTGTAGTTAGAAACAAAAATAACAAACTttaatcaacaaaataaattcaagcttaattataattaattataaaccTGATAAAAGCAACCTCTGAAGAGAACCACCgcctgttcttcttcttcttcgttccTTGAATCTtactgaaaataaataattataattataacaaATCAATAATGAAATGAAGTCAATAGCTTTGAAGTGTGTTAATAACGAACCTTGCCGAAGAAACCTCCGACGCAACACGTCGTTGAATCGACGATCGGAGCCATCTGTGACTGATTTAGGGCTCATTTTCCCCAATTGATCAAAGAAATAGCACTTGCAAGCGGCACTTTGCGGAAACAAATCGCATTGCGAAACATCTGAAACCAAACAAATTTAAAAAGATAatcatgatgatgatgatgaaaaagCAGAGAGAAAGAGCGAAAATAGCAGGAATATGACCTTCGGCTAGTTTCAGATCTTCTCTGAGTCTCAAAAGCTCTTGCTTTCGCTCCTTTGCCTATATCTCCACCATTGCAGCAGCTCAATTAGGCTCTGTGGGCCTCAAAAATTtggagagagaaaagaaaaacgAAAAAATAAGATATGTCCGCAGTTGATAAAAGGTATTTTAAACTTCCTTAGATCGAATCCGGTGTCAATAAACCGTAGGAAGAAAGATGTCTGTTAACAATTTTCCTTAACTGTCTCACCAACCAAACAGGACAGACCATAAAAGTAAGGATCGATTTCGAAAGAAATAAACCTTTCGCTTCCATCGGAGAACGTCAGAATCGGATGCGGAAGGATTAGGCGGCGGGTTTGGGACAAAGAACTTGGATCGGAGAAGAGAAATGGCTAACGCCATTCGCAGCTTCGGATCTTCCCCCTCTGCATTATCTGCCACTTCGCTTTCACTTGCCATTCCCTCTCTAGAAAATTATCGCGGGAAATTGTAAATTTGTTTCAACGTCTATCATATACTTTCCAATTAACCCTTGATGCTCAACGAAACGACAGGT
The Humulus lupulus chromosome 6, drHumLupu1.1, whole genome shotgun sequence DNA segment above includes these coding regions:
- the LOC133782974 gene encoding protein MULTIPOLAR SPINDLE 1, whose translation is MASESEVADNAEGEDPKLRMALAISLLRSKFFVPNPPPNPSASDSDVLRWKRKAKERKQELLRLREDLKLAEDVSQCDLFPQSAACKCYFFDQLGKMSPKSVTDGSDRRFNDVLRRRFLRQVRFKERRRRRTGGGSLQRLLLSELDNENELEQLKAAIDFLVELCETVSPVEDVNFANWSHQAVDFILATLKNLLTTAKNMECVEGYISSLVTRLVKRMCSPENESSNSSMDSQFYVQHLIRKLGSESYIGQRAMLSVSQTLSVLAESILFADPFDAAFHHWHECMFIMIQLIEFLISDYLSMWSKDEGFDKMLFEEWVVSICNARKALELLENRNGLYVLYIDRVTGELSKKVSQVSLLQKLKPEILVKLLC